The following proteins are co-located in the Candidatus Methylomirabilis limnetica genome:
- the bioB gene encoding biotin synthase BioB, translated as MKGVQSGGVTERVRQIGERVLAGDTVTFEEAVELFERSDYDVHELFHVANRLRLNQFGNRIHLCGIINAKSGLCLEDCSFCSQSAHHATQIPRYGVVSPDEMVQAARKVREHGASALGVVTADRGYTAASADFRQLVEGIQAIAQDGLVEGHASLGIMGDEEFRQLKVAGLTTFNHNLETGRSFFPKVCTTHTYDERVSTVKAAKAAGIRVCSGGVIGMGEKPVHRAELAFALKELDVDEVPLNFLISVEGTRLEKATPLSPLEMLKVIALFRWILPTKNIFICAGRAHLGELQSMIFFAGASGMMVGDFLTTKNRSVSDDLKMLHGLGLEFGESLLALERQAATAAI; from the coding sequence AGATACGGTGACGTTCGAGGAGGCCGTCGAGCTCTTCGAGCGCTCCGATTACGACGTTCATGAACTGTTCCACGTGGCCAATCGTCTCCGGCTTAATCAGTTCGGGAACCGGATCCATCTCTGCGGCATTATCAACGCCAAGAGCGGCCTCTGTCTGGAGGACTGTAGCTTTTGTAGCCAGTCCGCTCACCACGCTACCCAGATCCCGAGGTATGGTGTAGTATCCCCAGACGAGATGGTCCAAGCTGCCAGAAAGGTCAGGGAGCACGGCGCCTCCGCGCTTGGGGTCGTCACCGCGGATCGCGGCTACACCGCCGCGTCAGCGGATTTTCGTCAGCTTGTCGAGGGGATCCAGGCTATTGCGCAGGACGGCCTGGTAGAGGGTCACGCCTCCCTCGGAATCATGGGTGACGAGGAGTTTCGACAGCTCAAGGTGGCAGGTCTCACCACGTTCAATCACAACTTGGAGACCGGCCGCTCCTTCTTTCCGAAGGTCTGTACGACCCACACCTATGACGAGCGTGTGAGCACCGTCAAGGCCGCCAAGGCTGCCGGGATCAGGGTCTGTAGCGGCGGGGTCATCGGGATGGGGGAGAAGCCGGTGCATCGCGCCGAGCTCGCCTTCGCCCTCAAGGAGCTGGACGTAGACGAGGTCCCCCTGAACTTCCTGATCTCTGTGGAAGGGACCCGATTGGAGAAGGCCACCCCGCTCTCACCGCTCGAAATGCTGAAGGTGATCGCACTCTTCCGCTGGATCCTCCCGACCAAGAACATCTTTATCTGCGCCGGCAGAGCGCATCTGGGCGAACTGCAATCGATGATCTTTTTCGCCGGCGCGAGCGGAATGATGGTCGGCGACTTCCTCACGACCAAGAACCGAAGCGTGAGCGACGATCTCAAGATGCTTCATGGTTTGGGGCTTGAGTTCGGCGAATCCTTGCTCGCCCTGGAACGCCAGGCCGCGACTGCCGCCATCTAA